The following coding sequences lie in one Macrobrachium nipponense isolate FS-2020 chromosome 45, ASM1510439v2, whole genome shotgun sequence genomic window:
- the LOC135214230 gene encoding uncharacterized protein LOC135214230 translates to MVYREVARKLNIDEISYYNGPVHYLPHHEVHKPDSVSTPLRIVFNSSSSYLGHILNDYFAKGPDVLNNMTAILIRFRQHAVAIVADIKKMYNSVRISELDQHTHRFLWRDLETDREPDNYVLTTVTFV, encoded by the coding sequence ATGGTTTATAGGGAAGTTGCTAGAAAATTGAACATAGATGAGATAAGTTATTATAATGGTCCCGTTCACTACTTGCCCCACCATGAAGTCCACAAGCCAGACTCTGTTTCTACCCCTTTGAGAATTGTGTTCAACTCTTCTTCCTCTTACCTTGGTCACATACTTAATGATTACTTTGCAAAGGGCCCTGATGTGCTAAACAACATGACTGCTATACTGATACGTTTTAGGCAACATGCTGTGGCCATCGTAGCAGATATTAAGAAAATGTACAACTCTGTACGAATTTCAGAACTTGATCAACATACTCATAGGTTTTTGTGGCGGGACTTAGAAACTGACAGAGAGCCAGATAACTATGTGCTTACTACTGTGACCTTTGTGTAG